From Halorientalis litorea:
GACCAGTTGATGGTGGGCTGAGACGCTTCGGGGCGAATTCACTCGAAACCAGACGTACCCAAGAGGCGAAGACTCTGATTTTATCGGGACGGTTCTCGACGTACAATCGTTCGTGAGTGGCAACAACGCAACTGCTACCTCGAAAACATATTCATGACTCTACCCCGGTAAGCCTCTCTTACGTTGGGTAAGACCTACCTATGTCAGTAAAACAAAAACTGGAGGCGAACCAAGATGTCCTCGACCAAGTGGCCGGATTCACCGGCCTCGGATGGACTGCATCGGTACTCGGTTATTTGACTATTGTAATCGGTTACGGCAACACCCTCGTCACCAGTCCCCAGTCGCTCCTGTATCTGGGTGGCATACTGTTCGTAACGACGTTCGGACTGGACCGACTCGAAGAGACGTACCTCGATAAGACAGAGTAGCGTCCGACACCACACGCGGGCGTGCGGCTATTGGTCCGACTCTGCGAAAACGCGCCGCTCGTGTAAGCGAACCGCCGAAAAAACGAAGATCGCTATGGGGTCGGAGGGATTTGAACCCCCGATCTACTGATATCTCCGGTGTCGCGCCTCGGTACCCCAGAGGGTCATCAACACGACTGGTGATCAGCCAGCCGCTCAGTATATCAGTCTGGAGCTGTCGTCACCGAGCGCGAGTGCCTCTGGAGTCAGTCGCCTTCCCGGACTAGGCCACGACCCCTGCGTCTGCTCGTTAGTCGAAACCGCCTAAAGGAGTTACGGTTCCTCAGTCGCGGTCGGTCTCCGACCAGTCGCAGTCTTGGCACTTGAAGCCGGTCACGAACTCCGTGACGCTGGGCATGTAGCCGACGGCCAGCACGTCGCCGCCGCAGTCCGGGCACTCCCGGTCGGCGTCCTCGATGGCTTCGGCGTCCATCACGCTCTCTCCCTCTATCAGTTCGGCCAGCTTTCCGGGGGTAACCATCCGCCCCTGAACC
This genomic window contains:
- a CDS encoding DUF5795 family protein, which codes for MADNRVVQGRMVTPGKLAELIEGESVMDAEAIEDADRECPDCGGDVLAVGYMPSVTEFVTGFKCQDCDWSETDRD